The following are from one region of the Phycisphaerales bacterium genome:
- a CDS encoding YifB family Mg chelatase-like AAA ATPase: MPSKTRSFLLQGVDAMPCEVEVDLDDAALAKETIVGLPDAAIRESIERVRAAMANSGYQFPNGRLVINLAPAHVRKEGPIYDLPIAVALLHATGVLRSHAPDDSPPRMHRCMIAGELALDGRVRPIRGVIAMADLARQEELDAVIVPAENAAEAAVAGPTTYGVRTLAEIVGLLNGVLDIEPQSPPDLDSMLHAARAPIDFGEVRGQEAVKRAIVIAAAGGHNVVMLGPAGTGKTMMARALPGVLPPMNATEAIEITRIHSAAGELPPGQGLVASRPVRTPHHTASAASIVGGGVVPRPGEVSLATYGILFMDELPEFPRTVLETLRQPLEDHQVTISRSRGTVRFPADFLFVAAMNPAPGGSAGKSAASQKAAERYRARISGPLLDRIDIHVEAPAVPWKELSATGKNESTDSATMRSRVLKARGVQAQRQGEATLNGRLRGKQLDSLAPMSEAARALLGQAIAELGLSARAYDKVRRVARTVADLEGAEGLDVQHVAEAVQYRLLDRA, encoded by the coding sequence ATGCCGTCCAAGACCCGATCATTCCTGCTCCAGGGCGTCGACGCCATGCCATGCGAGGTCGAAGTCGACCTCGATGACGCCGCCCTGGCCAAAGAGACCATCGTGGGGCTGCCCGATGCCGCCATCCGCGAGTCCATCGAGCGCGTTCGGGCCGCCATGGCAAATTCAGGCTATCAATTCCCGAACGGGCGTCTGGTCATTAATCTCGCGCCCGCCCACGTCCGAAAAGAAGGCCCGATCTACGACCTGCCCATCGCGGTAGCCCTGCTCCACGCCACCGGCGTCCTGCGAAGCCATGCACCGGACGACAGTCCGCCGCGGATGCATCGCTGCATGATCGCTGGCGAACTCGCGCTGGACGGCCGCGTCAGGCCCATCCGCGGCGTCATCGCCATGGCCGATCTCGCCAGACAGGAGGAACTCGACGCCGTCATCGTGCCAGCCGAGAACGCCGCCGAAGCGGCCGTAGCGGGGCCCACCACCTACGGCGTGCGCACGCTGGCGGAGATTGTCGGCTTGCTCAACGGCGTGCTCGACATCGAGCCGCAGTCGCCGCCCGATCTCGACTCCATGCTCCATGCTGCACGCGCACCGATCGACTTCGGCGAGGTTCGCGGCCAGGAAGCCGTCAAGCGAGCCATCGTCATCGCCGCCGCAGGGGGGCACAACGTGGTCATGCTGGGGCCCGCGGGCACGGGCAAGACCATGATGGCCCGCGCCCTGCCGGGTGTGCTCCCGCCCATGAACGCCACCGAGGCAATCGAGATCACACGAATCCACTCGGCCGCCGGAGAGTTGCCTCCCGGGCAGGGGCTCGTTGCCAGCCGGCCCGTCCGTACGCCCCACCACACCGCCTCGGCCGCGTCGATCGTCGGCGGGGGCGTCGTCCCCCGGCCCGGCGAGGTGTCGCTTGCGACTTATGGCATCCTGTTCATGGATGAACTGCCCGAGTTTCCCCGGACGGTCCTCGAAACGCTCCGCCAGCCTCTGGAAGACCACCAGGTCACCATCTCGAGATCCCGCGGCACGGTCCGGTTTCCGGCCGACTTCCTCTTCGTCGCTGCTATGAACCCGGCCCCGGGCGGGTCGGCGGGCAAGTCCGCCGCGAGCCAGAAGGCCGCCGAGCGATACCGCGCCCGCATCAGCGGCCCCTTGCTCGATCGCATCGACATCCACGTCGAAGCGCCAGCCGTTCCCTGGAAGGAACTCTCGGCAACCGGGAAGAACGAAAGCACCGATTCGGCCACCATGCGCAGCCGTGTGCTGAAGGCCCGGGGCGTGCAGGCCCAACGGCAAGGCGAAGCCACGCTCAACGGACGACTGCGGGGCAAGCAGTTGGACTCTCTGGCGCCGATGAGCGAGGCCGCCCGGGCGCTGCTGGGCCAGGCCATCGCTGAACTGGGCCTCTCGGCCCGAGCGTACGACAAGGTTCGCCGCGTCGCCCGAACCGTCGCCGACTTGGAAGGGGCCGAGGGCCTGGACGTCCAGCACGTGGCCGAGGCCGTGCAATATCGCCTGCTCGATCGCGCGTGA
- a CDS encoding PEP-CTERM sorting domain-containing protein (PEP-CTERM proteins occur, often in large numbers, in the proteomes of bacteria that also encode an exosortase, a predicted intramembrane cysteine proteinase. The presence of a PEP-CTERM domain at a protein's C-terminus predicts cleavage within the sorting domain, followed by covalent anchoring to some some component of the (usually Gram-negative) cell surface. Many PEP-CTERM proteins exhibit an unusual sequence composition that includes large numbers of potential glycosylation sites. Expression of one such protein has been shown restore the ability of a bacterium to form floc, a type of biofilm.): MTATKIAAFAGAALGLAAMASATVQPNTYDIRVSNVVSPSQPSATIEVWADWDSDLFYAFAAAEWNLRGDATGAFSGPASAFTDPGQDDGTISGGDVIDIVTGQLQFPAGSIFADTSDPILIWTGTWSTTDFTTRTVDLSTETTRYSLYLDDTGLSSDVTATVLEGAGQIEVIPAPASLALLGLGGLAAVRRRR; encoded by the coding sequence ATGACTGCGACCAAGATTGCCGCCTTCGCGGGCGCTGCTTTGGGTCTGGCCGCCATGGCCAGCGCCACCGTGCAGCCCAACACCTACGACATCCGCGTGAGCAACGTGGTGAGCCCCAGCCAGCCTTCGGCCACGATCGAAGTCTGGGCCGATTGGGACTCGGACCTGTTCTACGCGTTTGCGGCGGCCGAGTGGAACCTGCGCGGCGACGCGACCGGCGCCTTCTCGGGCCCGGCCTCGGCGTTCACCGACCCCGGCCAAGACGACGGCACCATTTCGGGCGGCGACGTGATCGACATCGTCACGGGCCAGCTGCAGTTCCCCGCTGGCAGCATCTTCGCTGATACCAGCGACCCGATCCTGATCTGGACTGGCACCTGGAGCACGACCGACTTCACCACCCGCACCGTCGACCTCTCGACCGAGACCACCCGGTACAGCCTGTACCTGGACGACACCGGTCTGAGCAGCGACGTGACCGCCACGGTCCTCGAGGGCGCCGGGCAGATCGAAGTGATCCCCGCTCCTGCGTCGCTGGCGCTGCTGGGCCTGGGTGGTCTGGCTGCGGTCCGCCGCCGCCGCTGA
- a CDS encoding PEP-CTERM sorting domain-containing protein, protein MRNVMTVIALAGAASVAAAQSTVYFSDFEADGGGWTASGVNGDWERGSPTGVTGTSLGGSGGAEPTGGFSGDFVWGTVIGGLHGVGSDEQLSQNFDFSGLTDVSLSFQEWILTGSSAFDMASVIVNGDELYLSDGNSGEAWREVVLDLSAYDGQSSVDITFNFTSTTVVERMGWYVDDVAITAIPAPASLALLGLGGIAAVRRRR, encoded by the coding sequence ATGCGCAACGTGATGACCGTGATCGCTCTGGCCGGTGCCGCTTCGGTGGCCGCCGCCCAGTCGACCGTGTATTTCTCGGACTTCGAGGCCGACGGTGGCGGCTGGACCGCCAGCGGCGTCAACGGCGACTGGGAGCGTGGCTCCCCGACCGGCGTGACCGGCACCAGCCTCGGCGGCTCCGGCGGCGCCGAGCCCACCGGCGGCTTCAGCGGTGACTTCGTCTGGGGCACCGTCATCGGTGGTCTCCACGGCGTCGGCAGCGACGAGCAGCTCAGCCAGAACTTCGACTTCAGCGGCCTGACCGACGTCAGCCTCTCCTTCCAGGAGTGGATCCTGACCGGTAGCTCGGCGTTCGACATGGCTTCGGTCATCGTCAACGGCGACGAGCTCTACCTGAGCGACGGCAACTCGGGCGAAGCCTGGCGTGAGGTCGTCCTCGACCTGAGCGCCTATGACGGCCAGAGCAGCGTCGACATCACCTTCAACTTCACCTCGACCACCGTCGTCGAGCGCATGGGTTGGTACGTCGATGACGTCGCCATCACCGCCATCCCGGCTCCGGCCAGCCTGGCCCTGCTGGGCCTCGGTGGCATCGCTGCCGTCCGTCGCCGCCGCTAG
- a CDS encoding aldehyde dehydrogenase family protein, which yields MALSTPTSPDSSKANLAALTKAMIPAAFAPKSVSGRRTFQAVSPATGTPAGPKVEVSTPEEISGAAMAAWAAYHGMMELDADERAALLEGIADAVHGLGDDLVKLAANETGFSAVRIVAERERLMLVLRMFARAVRERAFDHSSIDTAEPSRRPLPKPDLRRFRRGIGPVAILGPANQPLTGGALGADAVSALAAGCPILCKSHPEHPLTDAMVARVAMEACVRLGAPPGLVTLVHADSAGEGALIDTLVEHPCIRGMAFVGSKDGADALADSIAQRSPGMMLSASIGTINPVFVLPGALETNGPTIAERLFQSCVNVAGQTCTRPSVVVLQRGAEAEVFAKQLASMFDQMPAAKMRGPRLRARFMGDVAALLDTKGIRLEGGSFHSSEQEDGKAAIVNGCLMRCSGAIFEREPLAREEVFGPAMLLVIADDAAGVLSAASAVGGALTGSIWMGATDGNVGRRLAAALEHRVGRLVFNATPTGLELCPSLVHGGPYPASRGVPATSVGPDAALRWLRDVSYQNAPEAVLPKELRSGNPLGVARLEDGVLVTGGQDEADGAPADEADTGTPPKAA from the coding sequence GTGGCCCTGTCGACACCCACCAGCCCGGATTCCTCAAAGGCGAATCTCGCCGCCCTGACCAAGGCGATGATTCCGGCCGCCTTTGCGCCCAAATCAGTCTCGGGGCGACGGACCTTCCAGGCCGTCAGTCCGGCAACAGGTACGCCGGCGGGGCCGAAGGTTGAGGTCTCAACGCCCGAGGAGATCAGCGGCGCCGCCATGGCGGCCTGGGCGGCGTATCACGGCATGATGGAACTCGATGCCGATGAGCGCGCCGCGCTGCTCGAAGGCATCGCCGACGCCGTCCACGGCCTGGGCGATGACCTTGTGAAACTGGCCGCCAATGAGACCGGGTTCAGTGCGGTGCGCATCGTGGCCGAGCGAGAGCGTTTGATGCTCGTGCTGCGGATGTTTGCGCGTGCGGTGCGAGAGCGTGCGTTCGACCATTCGAGCATCGACACGGCCGAACCCAGCAGGCGGCCACTGCCCAAGCCCGACCTGCGTCGCTTTCGACGAGGGATCGGTCCGGTCGCGATCCTGGGGCCGGCCAATCAGCCGCTGACGGGTGGTGCACTGGGTGCCGATGCGGTGTCGGCCCTTGCCGCGGGGTGCCCGATCCTGTGCAAGAGCCACCCCGAGCACCCGTTGACCGATGCGATGGTCGCGCGCGTGGCGATGGAGGCGTGCGTTCGGCTTGGCGCTCCGCCCGGGCTGGTCACGCTCGTGCACGCGGATTCGGCTGGAGAGGGCGCCCTGATCGACACCCTGGTCGAGCATCCGTGCATCCGTGGCATGGCGTTCGTCGGCTCGAAGGACGGGGCCGACGCGCTGGCTGATTCGATCGCCCAGCGTTCGCCGGGCATGATGCTGTCGGCCTCGATCGGCACGATCAATCCGGTGTTCGTGTTGCCGGGCGCCCTGGAGACCAATGGCCCGACGATCGCCGAACGCCTGTTCCAGTCATGCGTGAACGTGGCGGGCCAGACGTGTACGCGTCCGAGCGTGGTCGTGCTCCAGCGCGGCGCTGAGGCAGAGGTCTTCGCCAAGCAGCTTGCCTCGATGTTCGACCAGATGCCGGCGGCGAAGATGCGCGGGCCGCGGTTGCGGGCCCGATTCATGGGCGACGTCGCGGCGCTGCTGGACACCAAGGGCATCCGGCTTGAGGGTGGTTCGTTTCACTCGTCCGAGCAGGAAGACGGCAAGGCCGCCATCGTCAACGGGTGCCTCATGCGGTGCTCGGGCGCGATCTTCGAGCGCGAGCCGCTTGCGCGGGAAGAAGTGTTCGGCCCGGCCATGCTGCTGGTGATCGCCGACGATGCGGCCGGAGTGCTCTCGGCGGCCAGCGCCGTTGGGGGGGCGCTGACCGGCTCGATCTGGATGGGGGCGACCGATGGCAACGTCGGACGTCGGCTGGCGGCGGCCCTCGAGCATCGGGTCGGCAGGCTGGTCTTCAATGCCACGCCCACCGGGCTCGAGCTGTGCCCTTCGCTCGTGCACGGCGGGCCCTACCCCGCCAGCCGGGGCGTGCCCGCCACGTCGGTCGGCCCCGACGCGGCACTGCGCTGGCTCCGCGACGTGTCGTACCAGAACGCGCCCGAGGCCGTGCTGCCCAAGGAACTTCGCTCGGGGAACCCCCTGGGCGTTGCCCGCCTGGAAGACGGCGTGCTGGTCACCGGCGGGCAAGACGAAGCGGATGGGGCGCCCGCGGACGAAGCCGACACGGGCACGCCTCCCAAGGCCGCCTGA
- the accB gene encoding acetyl-CoA carboxylase biotin carboxyl carrier protein, protein MIDIDRLRQLVDLMVEHDLTEVDVSDEDQSITIKRGAGGAFQVSPQPQAYAAPPSQPQASESAPSKPAAPADDGLVAIESPMVGTFYSAPDPDSPEFVSSGASISPDSVVCLVEAMKVFNEIKAEMAGTIERVCVKNGDAVEFGQPLFMVRPA, encoded by the coding sequence ATGATCGATATCGACCGGCTTCGCCAACTCGTGGACCTGATGGTGGAGCACGACCTGACCGAGGTCGACGTGAGCGACGAGGATCAGTCCATCACCATCAAGCGTGGCGCCGGCGGCGCCTTCCAGGTCTCGCCCCAGCCGCAGGCGTACGCAGCGCCGCCCAGTCAGCCCCAGGCCAGCGAGAGCGCTCCCTCCAAGCCGGCGGCCCCTGCCGACGATGGGCTGGTGGCGATCGAGTCGCCCATGGTCGGAACGTTCTACTCGGCGCCCGATCCCGACTCTCCCGAGTTCGTCAGTTCGGGCGCCTCGATCTCGCCGGACAGCGTGGTGTGCCTGGTCGAAGCCATGAAGGTCTTCAACGAGATCAAGGCCGAGATGGCCGGCACGATCGAGCGCGTGTGCGTAAAGAATGGCGACGCCGTCGAGTTCGGCCAGCCCCTCTTCATGGTGAGGCCGGCCTGA
- a CDS encoding PH domain-containing protein yields the protein MSEPSRRHRVLREASFDPKLSSYYLISGVIVLVVCIVTIPLAVVYFFVGKLLIDKYIERLSCTLTERTLEIRKGWLNRVESTVPLEKITDLQMIQGPIMRAMGLHGFKVETAGQSAGPGGHLVSLIGIVDAPGFREAVLDQRDELSEGRSRRSNADSEMPAATMPAESTAVLTDIRASLHRIEKLLEHRDDI from the coding sequence ATGAGCGAGCCATCACGCCGGCACCGGGTCCTTCGCGAGGCCAGCTTCGATCCGAAGCTCTCGAGCTATTACTTGATCAGCGGCGTCATCGTGCTGGTGGTGTGCATCGTCACCATCCCGCTAGCGGTCGTGTACTTCTTCGTCGGGAAGCTCCTGATCGACAAGTACATCGAACGGCTGAGCTGCACCCTGACCGAGCGCACGCTCGAGATCCGCAAGGGCTGGCTCAACCGCGTGGAGAGCACCGTCCCGCTTGAGAAGATCACCGATCTTCAGATGATCCAGGGGCCCATCATGCGAGCCATGGGCTTGCACGGCTTCAAGGTCGAGACAGCGGGCCAGAGTGCGGGGCCGGGGGGGCACCTGGTGAGCCTGATCGGTATCGTCGATGCGCCGGGCTTCCGCGAGGCCGTGCTCGATCAGCGCGATGAGCTTTCGGAGGGGCGCTCGCGGCGATCGAATGCTGATTCTGAGATGCCGGCCGCGACGATGCCCGCCGAGTCGACGGCGGTGCTCACCGACATCCGCGCCTCGCTTCACCGCATCGAGAAGTTGCTGGAGCATCGCGACGACATCTGA
- the accC gene encoding acetyl-CoA carboxylase biotin carboxylase subunit, with translation MFKRILIANRGEIALRIIRACRELGIEAVCVYSQADKDAPYLRLADRAICIGAGPSKDSYLNIPRIIAAAEVSDADAIHPGYGFLSERADFSQICRDCNIEFIGPSPEAMGQLGDKVQAKRAAKAAKVPIFPGSEGAIEEEDEAVEIAREIGFPVIIKAAAGGGGRGMRVCHNEATLRANIKKAQQEAKAAFGDGSVFIEKFLEHARHVEVQVLGDKHGHSIHLFERDCSMQRRHQKLIEEAPAPGVDRKKIASVCENAAKLIRNTGYAGAATVEFLMDDEQNFYMLEVNTRVQVEHPVTEMITGVDIVKNSILIAAGEKLGLRQKDISVNGHAMECRINAEDPARNFMPSPGRVDTWEMPGGPGIRMDTHVVPGYMVPPTYDSMVGKLIAHAHDRDACITRMARALREFRVGPIKTVIPLHLRLLEHSTFKDEAVDIHYLERALKQDLLGPVG, from the coding sequence ATGTTCAAGCGAATCCTGATCGCGAATCGTGGTGAGATCGCCCTGCGCATCATCCGGGCCTGCCGGGAGTTGGGCATCGAGGCCGTCTGCGTGTACTCGCAGGCCGACAAGGACGCGCCCTATCTGCGGCTGGCCGACCGGGCCATCTGCATCGGCGCGGGCCCCTCAAAGGACAGCTACCTGAACATTCCGCGGATCATCGCCGCGGCCGAGGTCAGCGACGCGGACGCCATCCATCCCGGCTATGGCTTCCTCTCCGAGCGTGCCGACTTCTCCCAGATCTGCCGGGACTGCAACATCGAGTTCATCGGCCCAAGCCCCGAGGCCATGGGCCAACTGGGCGACAAGGTCCAGGCCAAGCGCGCCGCCAAGGCCGCCAAGGTGCCAATCTTCCCCGGCTCCGAGGGCGCCATCGAGGAAGAAGACGAGGCCGTCGAGATCGCCCGCGAGATCGGCTTCCCGGTCATCATCAAGGCCGCCGCCGGCGGCGGCGGGCGCGGCATGCGCGTCTGCCACAACGAGGCCACGCTCCGCGCCAACATCAAGAAGGCCCAGCAGGAAGCCAAGGCCGCATTCGGCGACGGCAGCGTGTTTATCGAGAAGTTCCTCGAGCACGCGCGCCACGTCGAGGTCCAGGTGCTGGGCGACAAGCACGGCCATTCGATCCACCTGTTCGAGCGCGACTGCTCCATGCAGCGACGCCACCAGAAGCTCATCGAGGAAGCGCCCGCCCCGGGCGTCGATCGCAAGAAGATCGCCTCGGTCTGCGAAAACGCAGCCAAGCTCATCCGCAACACCGGATACGCCGGTGCCGCGACGGTCGAGTTCCTGATGGACGACGAGCAGAACTTCTACATGCTCGAGGTCAACACCCGCGTCCAGGTCGAGCATCCGGTCACCGAGATGATTACCGGGGTGGACATCGTCAAGAACTCCATCCTCATCGCCGCGGGTGAAAAGCTCGGCCTGCGACAGAAAGACATCTCGGTCAACGGCCATGCCATGGAGTGCCGCATCAATGCCGAGGATCCGGCGCGGAACTTCATGCCCAGCCCCGGCCGCGTCGACACATGGGAAATGCCCGGCGGCCCGGGCATCCGCATGGATACCCACGTCGTGCCGGGATACATGGTTCCCCCCACCTACGACTCGATGGTCGGCAAGCTCATCGCGCACGCGCACGACCGCGACGCCTGCATTACCCGCATGGCCCGCGCCCTCCGCGAATTCCGGGTCGGGCCCATCAAGACGGTCATCCCGCTTCATCTGCGGCTGCTCGAGCACAGCACGTTCAAGGACGAGGCCGTGGACATCCACTACCTCGAACGGGCACTCAAGCAGGATCTCCTCGGCCCTGTCGGATGA